The Coffea arabica cultivar ET-39 chromosome 8e, Coffea Arabica ET-39 HiFi, whole genome shotgun sequence genome window below encodes:
- the LOC113704684 gene encoding disease resistance protein RPS4B-like: MDLRSFVEHEMRNIASSSSSSASTPKWTYDVFLSFRGEDVRKSFVDFLYSALQQKGIYTFKDDEKLERGRSISPALLQAIKESRIAVIIFSENYATSSWCLDELAEIIDCKHVLGQTVLPVFYYVDPSVVRRQKGSFDRPFVKHEDEIEDKEMIQKWRAALTEAASISGWDATENIVGMWLDLSTPKDVVIKNEAFEKMKKLRLLKINNACVSLCPNCIPNEIRWLDWHGYPSKFLPEIAGQIEIHRPELFPEINKDARLHGTPNLERLILEGCSSLAEIHPSIEHLTSLVLLNLRGCESLANCGHVLSLEELYVDGTAISKPPSSIVLLKNLKTLSFKGRKAMASRKCRAFSPSWLLGRKSQDSTGLVFPSVAGLNSLARLDLSDCNLSDEGLPSDLRSLSSLVELNLGKNNFTSISAAGIKNLSHLRILELVGRKRLEKLPELPLCIEQVYADDCTSLQSATDLTNHGKLRWVSFYNCFKLLQDEQTSSMVYATWNHMLKEFSPVDDSLIGGSFSICLPGGSIPSWFTYQNSGPSITVKLPPNWYNDEFMGFAVCVVSDLIMTPVPRNIGCDLLQKGIGFGLWFTPVDQEMKRYPNIVILGYLETENMDSEHTWLGYIPLDINIWSSNGDWVRSWTSIEVCGFISIFKAWGISLVYENDVR; encoded by the exons ATGGACTTGCGAAGTTTTGTTGAGCACGAAATGAGAAACAttgcctcttcttcttcttcttctgcttccACTCCTAAATGGACTTATGATGTTTTCTTGAGCTTTAGGGGTGAAGATGTCCGAAAGAGCTTTGTCGACTTCCTTTACAGTGCTCTGCAACAAAAGGGAATTTACACCTTCAAAGACGATGAAAAGCTTGAAAGAGGAAGATCCATTTCACCTGCACTACTCCAAGCTATTAAAGAGTCAAGAATTGCAGTTATAATATTCTCAGAAAACTATGCCACTTCTTCATGGTGTTTAGATGAGCTCGCAGAGATCATTGACTGCAAGCATGTGTTGGGACAAACTGTTCTGCCGGTTTTTTATTACGTGGATCCATCTGTGGTACGGAGACAGAAAGGCAGCTTTGATCGACCTTTTGTCAAACATGAAGACGAAATAGAGGACAAGGaaatgattcaaaagtggaGAGCAGCTCTTACTGAAGCTGCTTCTATCTCTGGCTGGGAT GCGACAGAAAATATTGTGGGCATGTGGCTGGACTTGTCTACCCCAAAAGATGTTGTAATTAAGAATGAAGCCTTTGAAAAGATGAAGAAACTAAGGCTACTCAAAATCAATAATGCTTGTGTTTCTCTCTGCCCGAATTGCATACCGAATGAGATACGCTGGCTTGACTGGCATGGATACCCTTCAAAATTCCTTCCAGAGA TCGCTGGACAAATTGAAATACATCGACCTGAGCTATTCCCAGAAATTAATAAGGATGCCAGACTTCACGGGACACCAAATCTTGAGAGATTGATCCTTGAAGGCTGTTCAAGTCTTGCTGAGATACACCCTTCAATTGAGCACCTTACAAGCCTTGTTTTGTTGAATCTAAGGGGCTGTGAAAGTCTCGCAA ATTGTGGGCATGTACTGAGCTTAGAAGAGCTTTATGTTGATGGAACTGCCATCTCCAAGCCACCATCCTCAATCGTACTTTTGAAAAACCTAAAAACATTGTCTTTCAAAGGACGTAAAGCAATGGCATCTCGTAAATGTAGAGCATTCTCGCCCTCTTGGTTGCTGGGTCGAAAAAGTCAAGATTCAACTGGCTTGGTTTTTCCATCTGTTGCAGGATTAAATTCCCTAGCAAGACTAGATCTTAGTGATTGCAATCTGTCAGACGAAGGATTACCTAGCGATTTAAGGAGCTTATCCTCCCTAGTAGAATTAAATCTTGGCAAGAACAACTTTACTAGTATCTCTGCTGCAGGTATCAAGAACCTCAGTCACCTTCGAATCCTTGAATTAGTTGGCCGCAAGAGACTTGAGAAACTTCCAGAGCTTCCACTTTGTATAGAACAAGTGTATGCAGATGATTGTACATCATTGCAGAGTGCAACTGATCTGACAAACCATGGGAAGTTACGCTGGGTTTCATTCTATAATTGTTTCAAGCTGCTTCAGGATGAACAAACTTCCAGCATGGTATATGCAACCTGGAATCACATGCTGAAg GAATTTTCACCTGTAGATGATAGCCTGATAGGTGGTAGCTTTAGCATCTGTCTTCCTGGAGGGAGCATTCCATCCTGGTTCACCTACCAGAATTCAGGGCCTTCAATAACAGTTAAACTTCCTCCAAATTGGTACAACGATGAGTTCATGGGATTCGCAGTTTGTGTTGTTTCTGATTTGATAATGACCCCAGTTCCGAGAAACATAGGGTGTGATCTTCTACAGAAAGGTATAGGTTTTGGTCTCTGGTTTACTCCCGTAGATCAGGAGATGAAGCGCTATCCCAACATAGTCATACTAGGTTATTTGGAAACTGAAAACATGGATTCAGAACATACTTGGCTAGGATATATTCCACTTGATATTAATATTTGGTCTTCGAATGGAGATTGGGTACGCAGTTGGACTTCCATTGAAGTGTGTGGTTTTATTAGTATTTTCAAAGCATGGGGAATCAGTCTTGTATACGAGAACGATGTTAGGTAG
- the LOC113704685 gene encoding protein ENHANCED DISEASE RESISTANCE 2-like gives MLETSLRRFLQLSLILNNLLSNRSKNTTHHHHSHRSSTTVAAAQESINRGSLNHVDLHTGSNGWASPPGDLFSLRGPNYVTKRTKFPSGPWLLQPASVDWLRSNAKLDHVLARQDNPIMNLLKSPNLQGKSLKTFLVAVNLQVPGRDHHSAIFYFATKEDEGLQPGSLLYGFVHGDDYFRNSRFKIVNRIVKGPWIVKAAVGNYAACLLGKALKCNYFVGDNYLQIDVDTGSSAIASAILHLALGYVTVVTIDMGFLVEAQSEDELPEKLFRAVRICQMEMSSATHVENSSSAVSFKRGIHSGHPNGSSCNSNCSKVKCRACRLKSAAIMEICAAYAVWAPNTSQDRREFIL, from the coding sequence atgttaGAAACTTCCTTgaggaggtttctgcaattatcccttattttaaataatctcctatccaacaGAAGCAAAAACACCACCCATCACCACCATAGCCACCGAAGCTCCACCACCGTTGCCGCCGCACAAGAATCCATCAACCGCGGATCCTTAAACCACGTAGATCTCCACACTGGATCCAACGGCTGGGCTTCACCTCCAGGTGATTTATTCTCTCTCCGTGGACCCAACTACGTGactaaaaggacaaaatttCCCTCCGGACCGTGGCTTCTCCAACCTGCCAGCGTCGATTGGCTCCGATCCAACGCCAAGCTGGACCATGTCCTCGCCCGACAGGATAACCCAATCATGAACTTACTCAAATCCCCCAATCTTCAAGGAAAGAGTCTGAAAACTTTCCTTGTAGCTGTCAATCTCCAAGTCCCCGGCCGGGACCACCACAGCGCAATATTCTACTTCGCCACTAAGGAAGACGAAGGCCTCCAACCGGGCTCTCTCCTCTACGGGTTCGTCCACGGTGACGATTATTTCCGGAACAGCCGGTTCAAGATCGTGAATCGGATAGTCAAGGGCCCATGGATTGTGAAAGCCGCCGTCGGGAATTATGCCGCCTGTTTACTGGGAAAAGCGCTCAAGTGCAATTATTTTGTGGGCGATAATTACCTCCAAATCGACGTGGATACCGGAAGCTCGGCGATCGCAAGCGCGATTTTGCACTTGGCATTGGGGTACGTCACGGTGGTCACGATTGACATGGGGTTTTTGGTGGAGGCACAGTCGGAAGATGAGCTGCCGGAGAAGCTGTTCAGGGCGGTGAGGATTTGTCAAATGGAGATGTCGTCGGCTACTCACGTGGAGAATAGTAGCAGTGCGGTGTCGTTTAAGAGGGGGATTCATAGTGGGCACCCGAATGGTAGTAGCTGTAATAGTAACTGTAGTAAAGTAAAGTGCAGGGCCTGCAGGCTGAAGAGTGCAGCAATAATGGAAATTTGTGCTGCTTACGCTGTTTGGGCTCCGAACACTTCCCAAGATAGAAGAgagtttattttataa